One window from the genome of Streptomyces sp. NBC_00287 encodes:
- a CDS encoding ATP-binding protein, whose product MSESEQPIDLDRVSELFYDFLTAVAHPGRQDPHDPSRNLSKRLREHLGATPTDRPVVKAAYAPYDLPNVHLALERWFAQDGRTHDLIGLRGSQHHGDLTLGDILEAADRYDRFTIGAVAYASLPVSADEELACVSCGFYLGTDKEDRFAVLLRGPQDEYGRNKVELEVLAADTAFADRFLADIDRLVHEHNIFRGQVLSFEGSEFHHGLGPFRFHRRPALTRDDIVLPTGLLDRVERQVVGVARRRDQLRAAGQHLRRGLLLYGPPGTGKTHTIRYLLSHLPQFTVVVLAGTSISAIGPACSLARMLQPALVVLEDCDLIAEARDYAGGDQPLLFQVLNEMDGLGDDADVAFLLTTNRADLLEPALVQRPGRVDLAVEIPLPDAEGRARLLGLYGAALGLGEDITEEVVTRTEGTTASFTKELVRRAVLIAAESESDRTRPSDIRAALDELLSDRDALTRKLLGVQGEEEDEERDSEFRTVSALPGPLHPDYRGPGPTPGLAP is encoded by the coding sequence ATGAGCGAGTCGGAACAGCCCATCGACCTCGACCGAGTCAGCGAACTGTTCTACGACTTCCTCACCGCCGTGGCCCACCCCGGCCGCCAAGACCCCCACGACCCGTCCCGCAACCTCAGCAAGCGCCTCCGCGAACACCTCGGCGCCACCCCCACGGACCGCCCCGTGGTCAAGGCCGCCTACGCCCCGTACGACCTCCCCAACGTCCACCTCGCCCTGGAACGCTGGTTCGCCCAAGACGGCCGCACCCACGACCTCATCGGCCTCAGGGGCTCACAGCACCACGGCGACCTCACCCTCGGCGACATCCTCGAAGCAGCCGACCGCTACGACCGCTTCACCATCGGCGCGGTCGCCTACGCCAGCCTCCCCGTCTCCGCCGACGAGGAACTCGCCTGCGTCTCCTGTGGCTTCTACCTCGGCACCGACAAGGAAGACCGCTTCGCCGTCCTCCTGCGCGGCCCCCAGGACGAGTACGGCCGCAACAAGGTCGAACTCGAAGTCCTCGCCGCCGACACCGCCTTCGCCGACCGCTTCCTCGCCGACATCGACCGCCTGGTACACGAACACAACATCTTCCGCGGCCAGGTCCTCTCCTTCGAGGGCTCGGAGTTCCACCACGGCCTGGGCCCCTTCCGTTTCCACCGCCGCCCCGCCCTCACCCGCGACGACATCGTGCTCCCCACCGGCCTCCTGGACCGCGTCGAGCGCCAGGTCGTGGGCGTGGCCCGCCGCCGCGACCAACTCCGCGCCGCCGGCCAGCACCTGCGCCGCGGACTCCTCCTCTACGGCCCGCCCGGCACCGGCAAGACCCACACGATCCGCTATCTCCTCTCCCACCTCCCGCAGTTCACGGTCGTGGTCCTCGCCGGCACCAGCATCTCGGCGATCGGCCCGGCCTGCTCGCTGGCGCGGATGCTCCAGCCCGCACTGGTCGTCCTGGAGGACTGCGACCTGATCGCCGAGGCCCGCGACTACGCAGGCGGCGACCAGCCCCTGCTCTTCCAGGTCCTCAACGAGATGGACGGCCTGGGCGACGACGCCGACGTCGCCTTCCTGCTCACCACCAATCGCGCCGACCTCCTCGAACCGGCCCTGGTCCAGCGCCCCGGCCGTGTGGACCTGGCGGTCGAGATCCCCCTCCCGGACGCGGAGGGCCGCGCCCGCCTCCTCGGCCTGTACGGTGCCGCACTCGGCCTCGGCGAGGACATCACCGAGGAGGTGGTGACCCGTACCGAAGGCACGACCGCCTCCTTCACCAAGGAGCTGGTCCGCCGAGCCGTACTGATCGCGGCGGAGAGCGAATCCGACCGCACCCGCCCGTCCGACATCCGCGCCGCCCTGGACGAACTCCTCTCGGACCGGGATGCACTGACCCGCAAGCTCCTCGGGGTGCAGGGTGAGGAGGAGGACGAGGAGCGGGACTCGGAGTTCCGCACGGTGTCGGCCCTCCCCGGCCCCCTCCACCCGGACTACCGCGGCCCGGGCCCGACGCCCGGCCTGGCGCCGTAG
- a CDS encoding aldo/keto reductase, with amino-acid sequence MRYRNLGQVRVSAVGLGAMPLSIEGRPDEARALATVHAALDAGVTLLDTADSYHLPGEPPGHNELLVARALATYGGGTGDVLVATKGGRGRPSDGGWTVNGDPRWLKAAAEASLKRLGVEAIGLYQLHKPDPSIPFEESVGALRELADEGKIRLVGVSNTDVRQIWVAHEILGDRLVSVQNRYSPAVRDSEAELRLCADLGLGFLPWSPLGGISRSSLDGPSRIKGGGAGPLEAFHAVARERGMSAQRICLAWLLGLSPTVIPIPGASRPETIRDSAGAADLVLSGEERARLDDAVRSR; translated from the coding sequence ATGCGGTACCGCAATCTTGGCCAAGTGCGGGTGAGCGCGGTCGGGCTCGGCGCGATGCCGCTGTCCATCGAGGGCCGACCGGACGAAGCGCGGGCCCTGGCCACCGTGCACGCGGCGCTCGACGCGGGCGTGACCCTGCTGGACACGGCGGACTCCTACCACTTGCCCGGCGAGCCGCCCGGCCACAACGAACTCCTGGTCGCCCGGGCGCTCGCCACCTACGGCGGTGGCACGGGGGATGTGCTGGTGGCAACGAAGGGTGGCAGGGGGCGCCCCTCCGACGGGGGTTGGACGGTGAACGGCGACCCTCGATGGCTGAAGGCGGCGGCGGAGGCCTCGCTGAAGCGGCTGGGAGTGGAGGCGATCGGCCTGTACCAGCTTCACAAGCCCGACCCTTCGATCCCCTTCGAGGAGTCGGTGGGCGCGTTGCGCGAGCTGGCCGACGAGGGGAAGATCCGGCTGGTCGGGGTCTCCAATACGGATGTCCGCCAGATCTGGGTGGCCCACGAGATTCTCGGCGACCGGCTGGTCTCGGTGCAGAACCGGTACTCGCCGGCCGTCCGGGACAGTGAGGCCGAGCTGAGGCTCTGCGCGGACCTGGGGCTGGGGTTTCTGCCGTGGAGCCCGCTCGGCGGGATCTCGCGCAGCTCACTGGACGGGCCGTCGAGGATCAAGGGCGGCGGGGCAGGTCCGCTGGAGGCGTTTCACGCGGTGGCGCGGGAGCGGGGCATGAGTGCTCAACGGATATGTCTGGCCTGGCTGTTGGGCTTGTCGCCGACCGTGATCCCGATCCCCGGGGCGAGCCGTCCGGAGACGATCCGGGACTCGGCCGGGGCGGCGGATCTGGTGCTGAGCGGGGAGGAGCGGGCCCGGCTGGACGACGCCGTCAGGAGCCGGTGA
- a CDS encoding Lrp/AsnC family transcriptional regulator, whose protein sequence is MGVQAASPKEPRRPRAVAEETSVAFDALDRQILDLLQTDGRIKLSELGRRVRLSPAAVTERVRRLESAGVISGYGARVVPARLGYGIQAFIRVNPHGGYNLKHPRTLELMERPEITEVHHVVGEDCWILKVAVQDTVHLEEVLEEVSALGRTTTSIVLTSPVEHKPLLP, encoded by the coding sequence ATGGGAGTTCAGGCGGCCTCGCCAAAAGAACCACGGCGTCCGCGCGCCGTCGCCGAGGAAACTTCGGTGGCCTTCGATGCGCTCGACCGGCAGATCCTCGATCTCCTCCAGACGGACGGCCGGATCAAGCTCAGCGAGCTGGGGCGCCGGGTGCGGCTGAGCCCGGCGGCGGTCACCGAGCGGGTGCGCAGACTGGAGTCGGCGGGCGTGATCAGCGGCTACGGCGCCCGGGTCGTCCCGGCCCGGCTCGGCTACGGCATCCAGGCCTTCATCCGGGTCAATCCGCACGGCGGCTACAACCTGAAGCACCCGAGGACCCTGGAGCTCATGGAGCGCCCCGAGATCACCGAGGTGCACCATGTGGTCGGCGAGGACTGCTGGATCCTCAAGGTCGCCGTCCAGGACACGGTCCATCTGGAGGAGGTCCTCGAAGAGGTCTCCGCGCTCGGCCGTACGACGACGTCGATCGTGCTCACCTCCCCTGTGGAGCACAAACCGCTGTTGCCTTGA
- a CDS encoding MerR family transcriptional regulator, protein MRIGELAERAGTTTRTLRYYESRGLLPARRDANGYREYDERDLRLLRQIRTLQDFGFDLEETRPFVECLRAGHPEGDLCPASLAVYRRKLDELDALIGELQAVRAKIGVRLALAEDPMCELGG, encoded by the coding sequence ATGCGAATCGGCGAGCTGGCCGAGCGGGCCGGGACGACGACCCGGACGCTTCGGTACTACGAGTCGCGCGGACTGCTGCCCGCGCGGCGGGACGCGAACGGCTATCGGGAGTACGACGAGCGGGACCTGAGGCTGCTGCGGCAGATCAGGACGCTCCAGGACTTCGGGTTCGACCTGGAGGAGACCCGGCCGTTCGTGGAGTGTCTGCGCGCCGGGCACCCCGAGGGCGACCTGTGCCCGGCCTCGCTCGCGGTCTACCGGCGCAAGCTGGACGAACTCGACGCGCTGATCGGCGAGTTGCAGGCCGTGCGGGCGAAGATCGGGGTGCGGCTCGCACTCGCCGAGGATCCGATGTGCGAACTGGGAGGGTAG
- a CDS encoding HelD family protein: protein MRGEQEFIDGLYTRVDALRGDTETSVQDALAQGNTPMQARLERDILVAERSGLLAALNAVDGSLCFGRIDLASGVSHHIGRIGLRTEDAARTPILIDWRAEVARPFYLATGHTPMGLRRRRHISTSGRTVTALHDEILDLGDQQRTGHEDPSGDAVLLAALNSARTGRMGDIVQTIQAEQDEIIRAPHRGVLVVEGGPGTGKTAVALHRAAYLLYEHRELLAKRAVLIVGPNPAFLGYIGEVLPSLGETGVLLATVGELFPGVRAKATDTPEAAAVKGRADMAEVLAAVVRDRQALPDPVIAIEHDREILMLDDGLVSVARERTRSARLPHNAAREYFEGHILNTLTDMVAERIGTDPYDGSNMLDPSDITQIRDELAENPEVRSAIEQLWPVLTPQRLVADFLAEPEGYVSEADAAAIRRPVTRTWTVADVPLLDEAAELLGDDDRAARLRAERERENQIAYAQGVLDVSYASRTYEFDDKEDEDSEILSAHDIIDAERFAERQEEDDHRSAAERAAADRTWAFGHIIVDEAQELSPMAWRLLMRRSPTRSMTLVGDPAQTAEAAGVGSWEGILAPYVEDRWEHTRLGVNYRTPAEIMDLAAAVVRAENPTFEPPSSVRSTGVRPWIRATDDLPGAVAKAAAELTPTEGRLAIIAPRDLHRRLAAHLDGVTAGADPDLTRTVVLLDPRQAKGLEFDSVLVVEPGRYGTSDLYVALTRATQRLGVLHTGPLPKGLG from the coding sequence ATGCGCGGCGAGCAGGAATTCATCGACGGCCTGTACACGCGCGTGGACGCGCTGCGCGGTGACACCGAGACCTCCGTCCAGGACGCGCTCGCCCAGGGCAACACGCCCATGCAGGCACGCCTGGAGCGGGACATCCTCGTCGCCGAACGCTCGGGGCTGCTCGCCGCGCTGAACGCGGTCGACGGCTCGCTCTGCTTCGGCCGGATCGACCTCGCCTCCGGCGTCAGCCACCACATCGGCCGGATCGGACTGCGCACCGAGGACGCGGCCCGCACCCCGATCCTCATCGACTGGCGGGCCGAGGTCGCCCGCCCCTTCTATCTGGCCACCGGACACACCCCGATGGGCCTGCGCCGGCGTCGGCACATCAGCACCAGCGGACGTACGGTGACCGCGCTGCACGACGAGATCCTCGACCTCGGGGACCAGCAGCGCACCGGACACGAGGACCCGAGCGGCGACGCCGTGCTGCTCGCCGCCCTCAACTCCGCGCGCACCGGCCGCATGGGCGACATCGTGCAGACCATCCAGGCCGAACAGGACGAGATCATCCGCGCCCCGCACCGCGGAGTCCTGGTGGTCGAGGGCGGCCCCGGCACCGGCAAGACGGCGGTGGCCCTGCACCGCGCCGCGTACTTGCTGTACGAACACCGGGAACTGCTCGCCAAGCGGGCCGTGTTGATCGTCGGCCCCAACCCCGCCTTCCTCGGCTACATCGGCGAGGTGCTGCCCTCCCTCGGCGAGACGGGCGTCCTGCTGGCGACGGTCGGCGAGCTGTTCCCCGGCGTACGGGCGAAGGCCACGGACACCCCGGAGGCGGCCGCGGTGAAGGGCCGCGCGGACATGGCGGAGGTGCTCGCCGCCGTCGTACGCGACCGGCAGGCGCTGCCCGATCCCGTGATCGCGATCGAACACGACCGCGAGATCCTGATGCTCGACGACGGCCTGGTGAGCGTCGCCCGCGAACGCACCCGCTCGGCGCGGCTGCCGCACAACGCGGCGCGGGAGTACTTCGAGGGCCACATCCTCAACACCCTCACCGACATGGTCGCCGAACGCATCGGCACCGACCCCTACGACGGTTCGAACATGCTCGACCCGAGCGACATCACCCAGATCCGTGACGAGCTCGCCGAGAACCCCGAAGTCCGCTCTGCCATCGAGCAGTTGTGGCCGGTGCTGACCCCGCAGCGGCTGGTCGCCGACTTCCTCGCCGAGCCGGAGGGGTACGTCTCCGAGGCCGACGCGGCCGCCATCCGCCGCCCGGTGACCCGGACCTGGACCGTGGCGGACGTACCGCTGCTCGACGAGGCGGCCGAACTGCTCGGTGACGACGACCGGGCGGCCCGGCTGCGGGCGGAGCGCGAGCGGGAGAACCAGATCGCCTACGCGCAGGGCGTGCTGGATGTCTCGTACGCCTCGCGCACCTATGAGTTCGACGACAAAGAGGACGAGGACTCGGAGATTCTCTCCGCGCACGACATCATCGACGCCGAGCGGTTCGCCGAGCGGCAGGAGGAGGACGACCACCGCAGCGCCGCCGAGCGCGCGGCGGCCGACCGCACCTGGGCGTTCGGGCACATCATCGTCGACGAGGCGCAGGAGCTGTCGCCGATGGCGTGGCGCCTGCTGATGCGCCGCAGCCCGACCCGCTCGATGACCCTGGTGGGCGACCCGGCCCAGACGGCGGAGGCGGCGGGCGTCGGCTCATGGGAGGGGATCCTCGCGCCGTACGTGGAGGACCGCTGGGAGCACACCCGCCTGGGCGTCAACTACCGCACCCCGGCCGAGATCATGGACCTCGCGGCGGCGGTCGTCCGCGCCGAGAACCCCACCTTCGAACCGCCGAGCTCGGTGCGCTCGACGGGCGTGCGCCCATGGATCCGCGCGACGGACGACCTCCCGGGAGCGGTGGCCAAGGCAGCCGCGGAACTGACCCCGACAGAGGGCCGCCTGGCGATCATCGCCCCCCGCGACCTCCACCGCCGCCTCGCCGCCCACCTGGACGGAGTGACGGCGGGAGCGGACCCGGACCTCACCCGGACGGTGGTCCTCCTGGACCCACGGCAGGCCAAGGGCCTGGAGTTCGACTCGGTACTGGTCGTGGAACCCGGCCGCTACGGCACCAGCGACCTCTACGTCGCCCTGACCCGGGCGACGCAGAGGCTGGGGGTGCTGCACACGGGCCCGCTGCCGAAGGGGCTGGGCTAG
- a CDS encoding thioredoxin family protein, whose translation MSEVTDADFEAEVIGSELPVLVEFTADWCPPCRQMAPVLRALAAEEGERLKVVQLDVDTNPETTNAYKVLSMPTFMVFQGGEPVKAMVGARAKRRLLEELSDVL comes from the coding sequence GTGAGTGAAGTGACCGACGCCGACTTCGAGGCGGAAGTCATCGGGTCGGAGCTGCCGGTGCTGGTGGAGTTCACCGCGGACTGGTGCCCGCCGTGCCGGCAGATGGCGCCGGTGCTGCGTGCGCTGGCGGCGGAGGAGGGGGAGCGGCTGAAGGTGGTCCAGCTGGATGTGGACACCAACCCGGAGACGACGAACGCGTACAAGGTGCTGTCGATGCCGACCTTCATGGTCTTCCAGGGCGGTGAGCCGGTGAAGGCGATGGTCGGGGCGCGGGCCAAGCGGCGGCTTCTGGAGGAGCTCTCCGACGTGCTGTGA
- a CDS encoding MarR family winged helix-turn-helix transcriptional regulator, producing MDSELNTGVLLFLPYRALENRVFAALAEAGFDDFTPAQARVMQRIGPDGTRLTELAEQAQITKQTAGFLVDQLEKAGYVTRVPDPTDKRARLVLGAEKAWAAKEVADAVVAEVEREWEEHLGKRRMKQLREALTLLREITDPWAPEEAKKPSGQANGGSA from the coding sequence GTGGACAGTGAGCTCAACACCGGCGTACTGCTGTTCCTCCCTTACCGCGCCCTGGAGAACCGCGTCTTCGCCGCCCTCGCCGAGGCCGGTTTCGACGACTTCACGCCGGCCCAGGCCCGTGTCATGCAGCGCATCGGACCCGATGGCACGCGGCTCACCGAGCTCGCGGAACAGGCGCAGATCACCAAGCAGACGGCGGGGTTTCTCGTCGATCAGCTGGAGAAGGCCGGGTATGTCACGCGCGTGCCGGACCCCACTGACAAGCGGGCCCGGCTGGTGCTCGGCGCGGAGAAGGCCTGGGCGGCCAAGGAGGTCGCCGACGCCGTCGTAGCCGAAGTGGAGCGGGAATGGGAGGAGCACCTCGGCAAGCGGCGGATGAAGCAGCTGCGCGAGGCGCTCACGCTCCTCCGGGAGATCACCGACCCGTGGGCCCCGGAAGAAGCAAAGAAGCCGAGCGGTCAGGCCAACGGGGGGAGTGCCTGA
- a CDS encoding maleylpyruvate isomerase family mycothiol-dependent enzyme, which yields MIPVGVVLGTDERWRIVDEERASLADLLESLTPEQWETPTACGDWRVRDVAAHLTLAPRFSYGDLVRDWIRARGDMNRLIHDTAVREARLPTAGIVKNLRAIIGNRRLAPTTTPREPLLDILVHGQDIALALGHRREMPVAAARDAADRVWTMRFPPRPWPLPQARLVATDIEWTRGNGEEVRAPMADLLMLLTGRQDRPARGGM from the coding sequence GTGATTCCCGTGGGTGTGGTGCTGGGGACCGACGAGCGCTGGCGGATCGTCGACGAGGAACGGGCGAGCCTGGCGGACCTCCTGGAGAGTCTGACCCCGGAGCAGTGGGAAACCCCGACGGCCTGCGGCGACTGGCGGGTACGCGATGTGGCGGCCCATCTGACCCTGGCGCCCCGCTTCTCGTACGGCGACCTGGTGCGCGACTGGATCCGGGCGAGGGGCGACATGAACCGCCTGATCCACGACACGGCGGTACGCGAAGCGCGGTTGCCCACGGCCGGGATCGTGAAGAACCTCCGAGCCATCATCGGCAACCGCCGCCTGGCCCCCACGACCACACCCCGAGAACCCCTCCTCGACATCCTGGTCCACGGCCAGGACATCGCCCTGGCCCTGGGCCACCGACGCGAGATGCCGGTGGCGGCGGCCCGGGACGCGGCGGACAGGGTCTGGACGATGCGCTTCCCGCCACGTCCGTGGCCGCTTCCGCAGGCGAGGCTGGTGGCGACGGACATCGAGTGGACGAGGGGGAACGGCGAGGAGGTCCGGGCGCCGATGGCGGACTTGCTGATGCTGCTGACGGGCCGCCAAGACCGCCCGGCTCGCGGGGGAATGTGA
- a CDS encoding TetR/AcrR family transcriptional regulator — protein sequence MPPQTPRERYRAQVRDEIKTRAWEQIAGAGASALSLNAIAKQMGMSGPALYRYFANRDELITELIRDAYRSLADRFQTAAKAGASLGDLARTMRRWALDDPQRYFLVFGTPVPGYQAPPDTTLIASEVMAVLLDACEAAGAAETADPFRAHIAEHRLWAGDHSAPPAALHHALVFWTRLHGVLSLELAGHFTGMGFDPAELYAAETRALTGS from the coding sequence ATGCCCCCCCAGACCCCCCGCGAGCGCTACCGCGCCCAGGTCCGGGACGAGATCAAGACCCGCGCCTGGGAGCAGATCGCCGGTGCCGGGGCCTCCGCCCTGTCGCTCAATGCCATCGCCAAGCAGATGGGCATGAGCGGCCCCGCCCTGTACCGGTACTTCGCCAACCGCGACGAGCTGATCACCGAGCTCATCAGGGACGCGTACCGCAGCCTCGCCGACCGTTTCCAGACCGCCGCCAAGGCCGGGGCGAGCCTCGGTGACCTCGCCCGGACCATGCGCCGCTGGGCCCTCGACGACCCCCAGCGGTACTTCCTCGTGTTCGGCACCCCCGTCCCCGGCTATCAGGCGCCGCCCGACACCACCCTGATCGCCTCCGAGGTCATGGCCGTACTCCTCGACGCCTGCGAAGCCGCGGGAGCCGCAGAGACAGCGGACCCCTTCCGGGCCCATATCGCCGAGCACCGCCTCTGGGCGGGCGACCACTCGGCCCCGCCCGCGGCCCTCCACCACGCCCTCGTCTTCTGGACCCGTCTGCACGGCGTCCTGTCCCTCGAACTCGCCGGCCACTTCACCGGCATGGGCTTCGACCCGGCCGAGCTGTACGCCGCCGAGACCCGAGCCCTCACCGGCTCCTGA
- a CDS encoding NAD-dependent epimerase/dehydratase family protein: MEKARDVLVIGGNRYFGKRLIRRLLAAGDRVTVLNRGSAAPPAGALHLVADRDDENSLRKALGARVFDVVVDQVCYTPRQAALARRVFEGRTRRYVMTSTVEVYEYEDSPTPVAESAVDPRTVAVDPELPWHDQEFLSSHYGEGKRQAEAVFAAGSDFPYVAVRVAHVLGGDDDFTGRLAHYAERIRSGTPIAVPAANRPATYIHVEEIADFLAWAVGEDFTGPVNAASDGLLSTDELCEAVAAQIPGGSVALRAVEVGEVSPLSFTRSYGMDNSRATRLGFTFGDVRQWLPKAVAETLGD; encoded by the coding sequence ATGGAAAAGGCACGAGACGTACTGGTCATCGGGGGCAACCGCTATTTCGGCAAGCGGCTGATCCGGCGGCTGCTGGCGGCCGGTGACCGGGTCACGGTCCTCAATCGCGGCTCCGCCGCACCGCCCGCCGGCGCCCTCCACCTCGTCGCCGACCGCGACGACGAGAACTCCCTGCGGAAGGCGCTCGGTGCGCGGGTGTTCGACGTCGTTGTCGACCAGGTCTGCTACACCCCACGCCAAGCGGCGCTGGCGCGGCGGGTGTTCGAGGGCCGGACGCGGCGCTATGTGATGACGTCGACGGTCGAGGTGTACGAGTACGAGGACTCCCCCACCCCGGTCGCGGAGTCCGCCGTGGACCCGCGCACGGTCGCGGTCGATCCCGAACTCCCCTGGCACGACCAGGAGTTCCTGTCGTCGCACTACGGCGAGGGCAAGCGGCAGGCGGAGGCCGTGTTCGCGGCGGGCTCCGACTTCCCGTACGTCGCCGTGCGCGTCGCCCATGTGCTGGGCGGGGACGACGACTTCACGGGACGGCTCGCTCATTACGCCGAGCGGATCCGCTCGGGCACACCGATCGCCGTCCCGGCGGCGAACCGGCCCGCCACCTACATCCACGTCGAGGAGATCGCCGACTTCCTGGCCTGGGCCGTGGGCGAGGACTTCACCGGGCCGGTGAACGCGGCCTCCGACGGCCTGCTGAGCACCGACGAACTCTGCGAGGCGGTGGCCGCGCAGATCCCCGGCGGCAGCGTGGCGCTGAGGGCCGTCGAGGTCGGCGAGGTCTCGCCGCTCTCCTTCACCCGCTCCTACGGCATGGACAACTCCCGGGCCACCCGGCTCGGCTTCACCTTCGGCGACGTACGGCAGTGGCTGCCGAAGGCGGTCGCCGAGACCTTGGGGGACTGA